One stretch of Hymenobacter chitinivorans DSM 11115 DNA includes these proteins:
- a CDS encoding DUF427 domain-containing protein encodes MKAIWNDTVIAESNDTVVVENNHYFPADAIKREYFEDSIAQTSCPWKGRASYYSLRVNGELNKDAAWYYPEPKDAARQIKNRVAFWKGVKVVE; translated from the coding sequence ATGAAAGCCATTTGGAACGATACCGTCATTGCCGAAAGCAACGACACCGTGGTAGTCGAAAATAACCATTATTTCCCCGCCGACGCCATTAAGCGGGAGTATTTTGAGGACAGCATTGCCCAAACCAGCTGCCCCTGGAAGGGCCGGGCCAGCTACTACTCCCTGCGCGTAAACGGGGAGCTCAACAAGGACGCGGCCTGGTACTATCCCGAGCCCAAGGATGCTGCCCGGCAAATCAAGAACCGGGTGGCTTTCTGGAAGGGCGTGAAAGTAGTGGAATAA